In Vicia villosa cultivar HV-30 ecotype Madison, WI unplaced genomic scaffold, Vvil1.0 ctg.002705F_1_1, whole genome shotgun sequence, a single genomic region encodes these proteins:
- the LOC131639585 gene encoding GCN5-related N-acetyltransferase 9, translating into MAAMRSKKGSVSLEGKKVILVPYMEFHVPKYHEWMQNPSLLQATASEPLSLEQEYQMQLSWSSDLNKETFIILDKDLLLGTFCHGQPHVEAMVGDVNIFMNDINNPQIAEIEIMIAELTSRGKGLGKESVLMMMAFAIHNLGINVFEVKIGESNVQSINLFKKLGFVETSHSNIFKEVTLELQITQAKSEEMLGLMGTLIKHT; encoded by the exons ATGGCGGCGATGAGGAGCAAGAAAGGGAGTGTGAGTTTAGAGGGAAAGAAGGTTATATTAGTTCCTTACATGGAATTCCATGTTCCCAAATATCATGAATGGATGCAAAACCCTTCTCTCCTTCAAGCCACTGCTTCCGAACCCCTTTCACTCGAACAAGAGTATCAGATGCAACTCTCCTGGTCATCTGATCTCAACAAAGAGACTTTCATTATCTTGGATAAGGACCTGCTTCTTGGAACCTTCTGTCACGGTCAACCTCACGTCGAAGCCATGGTTggtgatgtaaatatttttatgaatgaCATCAATAATCCCCAAATTGCTGAGATTGAAATTATGATTGCTGAACTAACCAG CCGTGGCAAAGGACTTGGAAAGGAGTCTGTTTTGATGATGATGGCCTTTGCCATTCACAACTTAGGGATCAATGTCTTTGAGGTTAAAATTGGAGAATCTAATGTTCAATCCATCAACTTGTTCAAAAAATTG GGGTTTGTGGAAACTTCACATAgcaacattttcaaagag GTGACTTTGGAGTTACAAATAACACAAGCCAAGAGTGAGGAGATGCTTGGTTTGATGGGTACTCTGATCAAACACACATAA